Proteins encoded together in one Pseudomonas sp. Seg1 window:
- a CDS encoding glutathione S-transferase, whose protein sequence is MNTLYSFRRCPYAMRARMALRYSGVAVNIVEVSLKAKPAEMLAISPKGTVPVLDAGGLVIDESLEIMRWALAQNDPQGWLLDGDSRIADLIEANDQGFKVQLNRYKYAERYPEQPMEVYRAEGAVYLQKLEELLTDRDYLLADHPSLADIALLPFVRQFAHVDREWFAQTPFVRLQAWLQHFLESDLFTSIMKK, encoded by the coding sequence ATGAACACGCTGTACTCCTTCCGCCGTTGCCCGTACGCGATGCGTGCGCGGATGGCGCTGCGTTATTCGGGCGTGGCGGTGAACATTGTTGAGGTCAGCCTCAAGGCCAAACCGGCCGAGATGCTAGCGATCTCGCCCAAAGGCACGGTACCGGTGCTGGATGCCGGTGGTCTTGTGATTGATGAGAGCCTGGAGATCATGCGCTGGGCGCTGGCGCAGAATGATCCGCAGGGATGGTTGCTTGACGGGGATTCACGAATTGCCGACTTGATCGAAGCGAATGATCAGGGGTTCAAGGTGCAGTTGAATCGCTATAAATATGCCGAGCGCTATCCAGAGCAACCGATGGAGGTTTATCGGGCCGAGGGCGCGGTGTATTTGCAGAAGCTGGAAGAACTGCTGACAGATCGCGATTACTTGCTGGCGGATCACCCGAGCCTGGCGGATATCGCCTTGCTGCCGTTCGTACGTCAGTTCGCCCATGTTGATCGCGAGTGGTTTGCGCAGACGCCTTTCGTACGATTACAGGCTTGGTTACAACACTTTCTAGAATCCGACCTCTTCACCTCGATCATGAAGAAGTAG
- a CDS encoding lactonase family protein, with protein MKMRKFWPLLMAGSVGAMGLSSASAENFQLLVGSYTAGTSQGIYRMNFDSVTGQIATKPLQVIKSENPSWLTLSKDQKRLFVVNENGPGQKDPVGRVSSYAIDPKTHALSLINQVQSLGNEPTHSSLSADASHLFVSNYSVMEDPGGTLAVLPVGADGKLKPVVQMSAHPASRVNPERQASNHVHSTVSSPDGRYVFSNDLGADKVFIYKFDPKANPDLPLTPAKTASVTLPAGSGPRHLLFSADGKHAWLTMEMSAQVAVFDYNDGVLTQTQLVDLAAGQPTSDKAGAALHASADGKFLYVSNRGTANQLLVFSIDPATGQLKELQKRAVEGDHPREFSLDPSGRFLLIANQKSNEIVVVERDGKTGLLGKTVQKLPMDAPSDLKFLVRQ; from the coding sequence ATGAAAATGCGTAAATTCTGGCCGCTGCTGATGGCCGGCAGCGTCGGCGCGATGGGCCTTTCCAGCGCCAGCGCGGAAAACTTCCAGCTGCTGGTCGGCTCTTACACCGCAGGCACCAGCCAGGGCATCTATCGAATGAACTTCGACAGCGTCACCGGCCAGATCGCCACCAAACCGCTGCAAGTGATCAAGAGTGAAAACCCGTCGTGGCTGACCCTCTCCAAAGACCAGAAACGCCTGTTCGTGGTCAATGAAAATGGCCCTGGCCAGAAAGACCCGGTCGGTCGCGTCAGCAGCTATGCGATCGATCCGAAGACCCACGCGTTGAGCCTGATCAATCAAGTGCAAAGCCTGGGTAACGAACCCACCCATTCGAGCCTCAGCGCGGACGCCAGCCATCTGTTCGTCAGCAACTATTCGGTGATGGAAGATCCGGGCGGAACGCTGGCGGTGTTGCCGGTCGGCGCCGACGGCAAGTTGAAACCGGTGGTGCAGATGAGCGCGCACCCGGCGAGCCGGGTCAATCCCGAGCGTCAGGCCTCGAACCACGTGCACTCGACGGTATCTTCGCCGGACGGCCGCTATGTGTTCTCCAACGACCTGGGGGCGGACAAGGTCTTCATCTACAAATTCGACCCGAAAGCCAATCCTGACTTGCCGCTGACCCCGGCCAAAACCGCCTCGGTGACTTTGCCTGCCGGCAGTGGCCCGCGTCATCTGCTGTTCAGCGCTGACGGCAAACACGCCTGGCTGACCATGGAAATGAGCGCGCAGGTTGCGGTGTTCGACTACAACGACGGCGTGCTGACCCAGACGCAACTGGTCGATCTGGCCGCTGGCCAACCGACATCGGACAAGGCCGGGGCGGCGCTGCATGCTTCCGCTGACGGCAAATTCCTCTACGTCAGCAACCGTGGCACCGCTAATCAACTGCTGGTGTTCAGCATTGATCCGGCGACCGGCCAGCTCAAAGAGCTGCAAAAACGTGCGGTGGAAGGTGATCACCCGCGCGAATTCAGCCTCGATCCGAGTGGCAGATTCCTGCTGATCGCCAACCAGAAAAGCAACGAAATTGTCGTCGTCGAACGCGATGGCAAGACCGGTCTGCTCGGCAAAACCGTGCAGAAACTGCCGATGGATGCCCCGAGCGACCTCAAGTTTCTAGTGCGACAATAA
- a CDS encoding DUF5629 family protein, which produces MTAQTLLDVLEHSDMVEIDGLHAFEFSLDEDDNLHIECMDGRAAKHWEFTPAQVAAATFDNDLQSWLIVGDSGEHRLVCSEAFGGSDDEDETDENA; this is translated from the coding sequence ATGACTGCCCAAACCCTTCTCGACGTCCTCGAACACTCCGATATGGTCGAAATCGACGGCTTGCATGCCTTCGAATTTTCTCTCGACGAAGACGACAACCTGCACATCGAATGCATGGATGGCCGAGCGGCCAAGCACTGGGAGTTCACGCCGGCGCAGGTCGCAGCAGCAACCTTTGATAATGACCTGCAAAGCTGGTTGATCGTTGGTGATTCCGGTGAGCACCGCTTGGTCTGCAGCGAAGCCTTCGGCGGCAGCGACGATGAGGATGAAACCGATGAAAATGCGTAA
- a CDS encoding aldehyde dehydrogenase (NADP(+)), whose amino-acid sequence MTQILGHNYIGGQRSAAGDVKLQSVDATTGEQLPHDFIQATEQEVDAAAKAAAAAYPAYRSLSAERRAQFLDAIADELDALGDDFVAVVCRETALPAGRIQGERGRTSGQMRLFAKVLRRGDFYGARIDLPLPDRQPLPRPDLRQYRIGLGPVAVFGASNFPLAFSTAGGDTASALAAGCPVVFKAHSGHMATAELVADALIRAAEKTAMPAGVFNMVYGGGVGEWLVKHPAIQAVGFTGSLKGGRALCDMAAARPQPIPVFAEMSSINPVIVLPQALAERSETVARDLTASVVQGCGQFCTNPGLVIGIRSPQFSAFVQQVAGLIGDQPAQTMLNAGTLGGYGKGLQKLLAHPGVEHLAGNPQQGNQAQPQLFKADASLLIEGDEVLQEEVFGPTTVIVEVADKAQLSAALLGLHGQLTATIIGEQADFERFPELTPLLEQKVGRILLNGYPTGVEVCDSMVHGGPYPATSDARGTSVGTLAIDRFLRPVCFQNYPDSLLPEPLKNANPLRIQRLVDGKPSRDAI is encoded by the coding sequence ATGACTCAGATTCTCGGTCACAACTACATCGGCGGGCAGCGTAGCGCAGCTGGCGACGTCAAACTGCAATCCGTCGATGCAACGACGGGCGAGCAATTGCCTCACGATTTCATCCAGGCCACGGAGCAGGAAGTCGACGCCGCCGCCAAAGCCGCCGCTGCCGCGTACCCGGCTTATCGCAGCCTCAGCGCTGAACGCCGCGCACAGTTTCTCGATGCGATTGCCGATGAACTGGACGCACTCGGCGATGACTTCGTTGCCGTGGTCTGCCGCGAAACGGCATTGCCAGCCGGGCGTATTCAAGGTGAACGCGGGCGTACCAGCGGGCAGATGCGCCTGTTCGCCAAAGTGCTGCGCCGTGGTGATTTTTATGGGGCGCGGATCGATCTGCCGCTGCCGGATCGTCAACCGTTGCCGCGTCCCGATTTGCGCCAGTACCGCATCGGCCTCGGCCCGGTAGCGGTGTTCGGCGCCAGCAACTTTCCGCTGGCATTTTCCACCGCTGGCGGTGACACCGCGTCGGCCCTGGCCGCCGGTTGCCCGGTGGTGTTCAAGGCACACAGCGGCCATATGGCGACAGCGGAACTGGTCGCCGATGCGCTGATTCGTGCGGCGGAAAAAACCGCGATGCCCGCCGGCGTATTCAACATGGTTTATGGCGGCGGCGTCGGTGAATGGCTGGTCAAACATCCGGCGATCCAGGCTGTCGGCTTCACTGGCTCGCTCAAGGGCGGGCGTGCCTTGTGCGACATGGCGGCGGCACGCCCGCAACCGATCCCGGTGTTCGCCGAGATGTCGAGCATCAATCCGGTGATCGTTCTGCCGCAGGCGCTGGCCGAGCGCTCGGAAACCGTTGCCCGCGATCTCACCGCGTCGGTGGTGCAGGGCTGTGGTCAGTTCTGTACCAATCCGGGCTTGGTCATCGGGATCCGCTCGCCGCAGTTCAGCGCGTTCGTGCAGCAGGTTGCCGGGCTGATTGGCGATCAACCGGCGCAAACCATGCTCAACGCTGGCACCCTCGGCGGCTACGGCAAAGGTTTGCAGAAGCTGCTGGCGCATCCTGGCGTCGAGCATCTGGCCGGCAATCCACAGCAGGGCAATCAGGCGCAGCCGCAATTGTTCAAGGCTGATGCAAGCCTGTTGATCGAAGGCGATGAAGTGCTGCAGGAAGAAGTCTTCGGCCCGACCACGGTGATTGTCGAAGTCGCGGACAAGGCGCAACTCAGCGCGGCGTTGCTGGGGCTGCACGGCCAACTCACCGCGACGATTATCGGCGAGCAGGCGGACTTCGAACGCTTCCCGGAACTGACACCGCTGCTGGAACAGAAGGTCGGGCGGATCCTGCTCAACGGCTATCCGACTGGCGTTGAAGTGTGCGATTCGATGGTGCACGGTGGGCCGTATCCGGCGACGTCCGATGCGCGCGGCACCTCCGTCGGCACGCTCGCCATTGATCGCTTCCTGCGCCCGGTGTGCTTCCAGAACTACCCGGACAGCTTGCTGCCCGAGCCGCTGAAGAATGCCAACCCGTTGCGCATCCAGCGACTGGTCGACGGCAAGCCATCGCGCGACGCCATTTAA
- the araD1 gene encoding AraD1 family protein → MHLVQFELSNGERRVGVVEDGLVREVQDARSTRDLALAAIEAGSTLERQVHTLGLGISHDYAQLLKDLRILPPLDHPDPAHTLVSGTGLTHLGSASARDKMHQQAGDEATMTDTMRIFKWGVEGGKPAAGQAGVQPEWFYKGDGSIVVRPGQPFPLPPFAEDAGEEPEMAGLYVIGQDGKPYRLGFAVGNEFSDHIMERKNYLYLAHSKLRSCSYGPELRVGELPQHLVGSSRILRDGEVLWQNEFLSGEANMCHSLANLEYHHFKYSQFLRPGDVHIHFFGTATLSFADGIRTQPGDVFEISQAEFGAPLVNGIAPVAAAFEPDSIGTL, encoded by the coding sequence ATGCATCTGGTTCAATTCGAATTAAGCAACGGCGAGCGCCGCGTCGGCGTGGTCGAGGACGGTCTCGTGCGCGAAGTGCAAGACGCCCGCAGCACCCGCGATCTGGCGCTGGCCGCCATCGAGGCTGGCAGCACCCTCGAACGGCAAGTACACACCCTCGGCCTGGGTATCAGCCACGACTATGCGCAGTTGCTCAAAGACCTGCGCATCCTGCCGCCGCTCGATCATCCGGACCCGGCGCACACGCTGGTCAGTGGCACCGGTCTGACGCATTTGGGCAGTGCTTCGGCCCGGGACAAAATGCATCAGCAAGCGGGCGACGAAGCGACGATGACCGACACCATGCGCATCTTCAAATGGGGCGTGGAGGGTGGCAAACCGGCGGCGGGGCAGGCCGGCGTGCAGCCGGAATGGTTCTACAAGGGCGACGGCAGCATCGTCGTGCGTCCGGGCCAACCGTTCCCGCTGCCGCCGTTCGCCGAGGACGCCGGCGAAGAGCCGGAGATGGCCGGGCTCTACGTCATCGGGCAGGACGGCAAACCGTATCGGCTGGGCTTTGCGGTCGGCAACGAGTTTTCCGACCACATCATGGAACGCAAGAATTACCTGTACCTCGCGCACTCGAAACTGCGCAGTTGCAGTTATGGCCCGGAACTTCGCGTCGGCGAACTGCCTCAACATCTTGTAGGCAGCAGTCGCATTCTGCGCGACGGCGAAGTGCTGTGGCAGAACGAGTTTCTCAGCGGCGAGGCGAACATGTGTCACAGCCTCGCCAACCTCGAATACCACCACTTCAAATACAGCCAGTTCCTGCGTCCGGGCGACGTGCACATTCACTTCTTCGGCACCGCGACCCTGTCGTTTGCCGACGGCATCCGCACGCAACCGGGCGATGTGTTCGAGATCAGCCAGGCCGAATTCGGCGCCCCGCTGGTCAATGGCATCGCCCCGGTTGCAGCGGCTTTTGAACCGGACAGCATCGGCACCCTTTAA
- a CDS encoding MFS transporter: MSQELRLIRRITLKLIPFLILLYLIAYVDRSAVGFAKLHMGADIGIGDAAYGLGAGLFFIGYFLLEIPSNLMLERFGARRWFARIMITWGAITIGMAFVQGPHSFYVMRFLLGAAEAGFFPGVLYYITQWFPVRHRGKILGLFILSQPIAMMITGPVSGGLLGMDGILGLHGWQWLFIVIGTPAILLTWPVLRWLPDGPQQVKWMDQAEKDWLTGELKKDLQAYGQTRHGNPLHALKDKRVLLLALFYLPVTLSIYGLGLWLPTLIKQFGGSDLVTGFVSSVPYIFGIIGLLIVPRSSDRMNDRYGHLAVLYVLGAIGLFMSAWLSLPVAQLAALCLVAFALFSCTAVFWTLPGRFFAGASAAAGIALINSVGNLGGYIGPFVIGALKEYTGNLASGLYFLSGVMVFGLILTGIVYRVLERKHVLPVDQFAASARGATRT; the protein is encoded by the coding sequence GCATCGGCGACGCCGCCTACGGTCTCGGCGCCGGGCTGTTTTTCATCGGCTACTTTCTCCTCGAAATCCCCAGCAACCTGATGCTCGAACGCTTCGGTGCGCGGCGCTGGTTTGCGCGGATCATGATTACCTGGGGCGCCATCACCATCGGCATGGCCTTCGTCCAGGGGCCGCACAGTTTCTACGTGATGCGCTTTCTGCTCGGCGCGGCGGAGGCGGGGTTCTTCCCCGGCGTTCTGTACTACATCACCCAATGGTTCCCGGTGCGCCATCGCGGCAAGATCCTTGGCCTGTTCATCCTCTCGCAACCCATCGCGATGATGATTACCGGCCCGGTGTCCGGCGGCCTGCTGGGCATGGACGGCATCCTTGGGCTGCATGGCTGGCAGTGGCTGTTCATCGTCATCGGCACCCCGGCGATCCTGCTGACCTGGCCGGTACTGCGCTGGTTGCCGGATGGCCCGCAACAAGTGAAATGGATGGATCAGGCCGAGAAAGACTGGCTGACCGGCGAGCTGAAAAAGGATTTGCAGGCATACGGTCAGACCCGTCACGGCAATCCGCTGCATGCGCTGAAAGACAAGCGAGTGTTGCTGCTGGCGCTGTTTTATCTGCCGGTGACGTTGAGCATTTATGGGCTCGGTTTGTGGCTACCGACGCTTATCAAGCAGTTCGGTGGCAGCGATCTGGTCACCGGTTTTGTATCGTCGGTGCCATACATCTTCGGGATCATCGGCTTGCTGATCGTGCCGCGCAGTTCCGACCGTATGAATGATCGCTACGGCCATCTCGCCGTGCTCTACGTGCTCGGTGCGATTGGCCTGTTCATGAGCGCGTGGCTGTCGTTACCGGTAGCGCAACTGGCGGCGCTGTGCCTGGTCGCTTTCGCGCTGTTTTCCTGTACGGCGGTGTTCTGGACTTTGCCAGGGCGGTTCTTTGCTGGCGCGAGTGCGGCGGCGGGGATCGCACTGATCAACTCGGTGGGGAATCTTGGCGGGTACATCGGACCGTTCGTGATTGGTGCGTTGAAGGAGTACACCGGGAATCTGGCTTCAGGTCTGTACTTCCTCTCCGGGGTGATGGTGTTCGGGTTGATCCTGACCGGAATCGTCTACCGTGTGCTGGAACGTAAACACGTCCTGCCAGTCGACCAGTTTGCTGCCAGCGCCCGTGGTGCCACGCGAACCTGA